Proteins encoded together in one Phycisphaerae bacterium window:
- a CDS encoding DNA-binding transcriptional regulator, producing MRQARRIALLISPDIGFCRRVLQGIHAYAVTRDWVFHDAPADVRVIPHMWRWKPDGIICGLYDEDIARRLARCRVPIVNTSSTVQSWRGPLVDVDNEEVGRLAAEHLLDRALRHFGFFGGTKTGSSIGRETGYRKRLAAAGFTPSVYHAEYRPVPPLNANWNGLDRPVRDWLVRLPKPVGILASHDRPGRDLVDACHQLGLRVPDEVAILGVDDDEFECWLCKPPLSSVKNPGVQVGYEAAKLLDRMMNGPPPEQLRIGVPPTHVIARQSTEMTAVEDPDVAAALAWVRDHLAGDVSVNNLAKAIGISRRTLERRFRAVLGNSVLSEIQRMRMEKAKHLIAETDLKLSVVAEQCGISGLARLTAVFKQITGYPPSTYRRLAADGQVSHAREVTPPGAG from the coding sequence ATGAGGCAGGCGCGCCGAATTGCACTCCTGATCAGCCCGGATATTGGCTTTTGCCGCCGCGTCCTTCAGGGCATTCATGCCTACGCAGTGACGCGAGACTGGGTATTCCATGACGCTCCGGCGGACGTTCGGGTGATACCGCACATGTGGCGATGGAAGCCGGATGGGATCATCTGCGGGCTGTACGACGAGGATATTGCCCGGCGGCTGGCCCGGTGCCGGGTGCCAATCGTGAACACATCCAGCACGGTGCAGTCGTGGCGCGGGCCGCTGGTCGACGTGGACAACGAGGAGGTCGGACGCCTGGCGGCGGAGCATCTGCTCGACCGGGCCCTTCGTCACTTCGGGTTCTTCGGGGGAACGAAGACCGGATCCTCGATCGGGCGGGAAACCGGCTACCGCAAGCGACTGGCCGCAGCGGGCTTCACCCCCTCCGTGTATCATGCCGAGTACCGGCCGGTACCGCCGCTGAACGCGAACTGGAACGGGCTGGACCGCCCAGTCCGCGACTGGCTCGTCCGGCTGCCCAAACCGGTGGGCATCCTGGCCTCGCACGATCGTCCCGGCCGCGATTTGGTGGACGCCTGCCACCAGTTGGGTCTGAGAGTGCCCGACGAAGTGGCGATTCTGGGTGTAGACGACGACGAGTTCGAATGCTGGTTGTGCAAACCGCCTCTGTCAAGCGTCAAGAACCCGGGAGTGCAAGTCGGTTACGAGGCCGCCAAGCTGCTGGACCGGATGATGAACGGCCCACCGCCGGAGCAACTCCGCATTGGCGTGCCCCCGACCCACGTGATCGCCCGGCAGTCGACCGAGATGACCGCGGTGGAGGACCCGGACGTGGCCGCCGCTCTGGCCTGGGTCCGCGATCACCTGGCCGGGGATGTCAGTGTGAACAACCTGGCCAAGGCAATCGGCATCAGCCGTCGTACCCTGGAGCGGCGATTCCGGGCGGTGCTGGGCAACTCGGTGCTCTCTGAGATCCAGCGCATGCGGATGGAGAAGGCCAAGCACCTGATAGCCGAGACCGATCTCAAGCTGTCCGTGGTGGCGGAACAGTGCGGGATCAGCGGCTTGGCCCGGTTGACGGCGGTTTTCAAGCAGATCACCGGCTATCCACCTTCCACCTATCGGCGGCTGGCCGCGGACGGTCAGGTCTCTCACGCCCGCGAGGTCACCCCGCCGGGCGCGGGATGA
- a CDS encoding sialate O-acetylesterase, protein MNRARFAVAGGILFISVSFPAVAEVTLPHVISNGMVLQRGMPLPIWGWASPGESVTVTLGDQKMAAVTDEDGRWQLRLASLSAPGPHEMVVTGRNRIVLKDILVGEVWVASGQSNMQMTVNASNKAAEETAAAGYPRIRLFSVPRKLAGLPAADLEAKWEVCSPKTVSGFSAVAYFFGRELHRELDVPIGLINTSWGGTRIEPWTPPFGFAAVPSLQDVTAEIEKANQVYDQGLDPYVARTKDWVNSVRKAMKSGRTVATAPAPPEHPLLARGRQGATTMYNAMVVPLAPYAIRGALWYQGEANTGSGDGMLYHEKMKALIGGWRKAWGQGDFPFLYVQLAPYQYNARRMSDTLDRLPRIWEAQLATLTVPNTGMAVITDIGNTKDIHPKNKQEVGRRLSLWALARTYGRQELIYSGPLYKTMGVEGNRIRLTFEHIGGGLASRDGKALTHFQIAGADKKFVEAQATIEGSSIVVSSAAVAEPVAVRFGWDELAEPNLMNKEGLPASPFRTDSW, encoded by the coding sequence ATGAACCGAGCGCGTTTTGCCGTCGCCGGCGGGATTCTCTTCATCTCTGTGTCGTTCCCCGCTGTTGCCGAGGTCACCCTGCCGCACGTCATCAGCAACGGCATGGTTCTGCAGCGTGGTATGCCCCTGCCGATCTGGGGCTGGGCCTCGCCCGGCGAGAGCGTCACCGTCACCCTGGGCGACCAGAAGATGGCGGCCGTAACCGACGAGGATGGGCGCTGGCAGCTCCGCTTGGCGTCGCTCTCCGCCCCTGGACCGCACGAAATGGTCGTGACCGGCCGGAATCGCATCGTTCTCAAGGACATTCTCGTCGGCGAGGTCTGGGTGGCGTCCGGCCAGTCCAACATGCAGATGACGGTGAACGCCTCGAACAAGGCCGCCGAGGAGACAGCGGCCGCCGGCTACCCCAGGATCCGCCTCTTCAGCGTACCGCGCAAGCTTGCCGGTCTGCCGGCCGCTGATCTCGAGGCGAAATGGGAAGTCTGCTCACCCAAGACGGTCAGCGGCTTCTCCGCCGTGGCCTACTTCTTCGGACGCGAACTGCACCGTGAACTCGATGTTCCCATCGGCCTCATCAACACCTCGTGGGGCGGCACGCGGATCGAGCCCTGGACGCCTCCGTTCGGGTTCGCCGCCGTGCCCAGCCTCCAGGACGTCACCGCCGAGATTGAGAAGGCCAACCAGGTCTACGACCAGGGCCTCGACCCGTACGTGGCTCGGACGAAGGACTGGGTGAACAGCGTGCGGAAGGCCATGAAGTCCGGCCGGACCGTTGCCACCGCCCCGGCGCCCCCGGAGCATCCCCTGCTGGCCAGGGGTCGCCAAGGCGCCACCACCATGTATAACGCGATGGTGGTCCCGCTGGCTCCCTACGCGATTCGCGGCGCCCTCTGGTATCAGGGCGAGGCCAACACCGGCTCCGGGGACGGCATGCTCTACCATGAGAAGATGAAGGCTCTGATCGGTGGCTGGCGCAAGGCGTGGGGCCAGGGCGATTTCCCGTTTCTCTACGTTCAGCTTGCCCCTTACCAGTACAACGCCAGGCGGATGAGTGATACGCTCGATCGCCTGCCCAGGATCTGGGAGGCTCAGCTCGCCACCCTGACCGTTCCCAACACCGGCATGGCCGTCATCACCGATATCGGCAACACCAAGGACATTCACCCCAAGAACAAGCAGGAGGTGGGTCGTCGACTCTCGCTCTGGGCGCTGGCCAGGACCTATGGTCGTCAGGAGCTCATTTATTCCGGTCCGCTGTACAAGACGATGGGCGTCGAGGGCAACCGGATTCGCCTCACCTTTGAGCACATCGGCGGCGGTTTGGCCTCGCGCGACGGGAAGGCGCTGACCCATTTCCAGATCGCCGGAGCCGACAAGAAGTTTGTCGAGGCCCAGGCGACCATAGAGGGCTCGAGCATTGTGGTCTCCAGTGCGGCGGTGGCCGAGCCCGTCGCCGTCCGGTTCGGCTGGGATGAACTGGCTGAGCCTAACCTGATGAACAAGGAAGGTTTGCCGGCCTCCCCGTTCCGCACGGATTCATGGTGA